GCTGACGCTTGTGCCGGAAGGACTTCTGCTGTTCTTTTTGCTACGGTCCGGTGCCATCGGCATCATCGATCCGGCCCCGCCCGCCTCCGTGTTCTGGACACAGTTCATCCTGGTCTGGATCGCCGTGTGGCTCGTGGCCAACGGCCCCATGCGGGTGCCGTTCATCCGGTGGCGGTTCCGTGGAGGGAGAGTTCTGTGACGGAGCAAGGCGTGGGTGTGGTGCGTCCGCTACCCGGCGACGGGCTGATCGCCCATGTGGGCGGCCTGCTGCTGGTGTGCGACGCGGCCGGAGCCGTCGCCGAGGAGTTGGTCGCCGCGGTCGAGGAGACCGCGGCGACAGGTGGGGACGGCCGGGCACTGGCCCGCCGCGCCGCACAGGTCCTCGCGCGGTCGATGACGGCCGAGCCGATCGCCTGCGCCTTGGCCGGCCGCGTCGGTGACGGCGTGGCCGTGCTGGTCAGCGGGGCCGCGCAGGCCATGGCGGCCGGGCCTGGCGGGGAGTTGCGCCTCGACGGCACCGACGCGCTGACCTGGACCGACCGCATGGTGCGCGGCCCGGTGTCACGGGTGGAGCTGCGCCTGCCAGGCGCGGGACAGCCGTTCCCCCGCGCGCGCCTCGACGCCGGCGTGGTGTCCGGCGGCGGCGTCGTGTGCGACTACGACGCCTCAGGCGCCCCGATGTCCGCCGGCCCGGCGCACGCCACCCGCGCCGCCGGGCCCGCGCCGCACCACCAGTCCGGCCCCCCGCCGCACCAGGCGGGGCCGCCGCAGCACCAGGCCGGGCCGCCGCAGCAAGGCCCGGGTCCCGCTCCGGTCCACGCTCCTCAGGGCCACCCAGGCATGGGTTCCGCTCCGGTACCGGCGCCGCACCCCGGCGCCGGCCACGGTCCGGGGCCGGCGCCGCACGGCGGACCCGGCACCGGGCCGCAGGGCCCCGGCCCCGCGCCGTACCCCTCGGGGCCGCAGGGTCCCGCGCCTTACACCTCGGGTCCCCAGCCGGTCGGACCCCCCTCCGGCCACATGGCGCCGCCGGACTACGAGCCGCGGCCCGCACCCGACCCGCGTCCCGCCGAACCCTCCGGCCACCAGGCACCCGCCTCCGGACCCATGGCGCCGCCGGAGTACGACCACGGCCCCGTGCACACCGACCCCGGAGGGACGCCGGCCTCCGGCGGCGCCGGAGGTCAGGGCGACCGGCAGGGGGAACAGCCTCCCTTCGAGTCGTTCCTGCTCATCGACCAGCCCGGCGACGACGGCGAGCCCGAGTCGATCCTGGAGCCCACCGAGCTCGGCCAGGCACCCGAGCCGCCGAGCCGTCCCATGGTGTACGGCGTCGACTGCAAGAACGACCACTTCAACGACCCCCGGGTGCCGTACTGCGCCGTCTGCGGCATCGCCTTGGTGCAGCGCACCCTGGTGCCGTACAAGGGGGAGCGGCCGCCGCTCGGTGTGCTGCTCCTCGACGACGGCATGACACTGAACCTGGAGACCGACTACCTGCTCGGCCGTGACCCCGAGCGCGCACCCGAGGTGACCTCGGGCGAGGCCCGGCCCGCCAGGGTCACCAGCCCCGACGGGTCGGTGTCCCGCCGCCACCTCCGGGTCCGCCTGGACGGCTGGGACGTCAACCTGATCGACCTCGGTTCGGTCAACGGCACCCAGGTGCAGCCCCCCGGCGACCCGAACTTCTACGACATCCCCGCCAACGAGCCGGTGCCGGTCCTGCCCGGCACCACGGTCCGCATCGGCGTGTCACGCACCATGCGGTACGAGTCCCACCGCAACGCCTGACCGGTTAGGGGCGTCCGGTCCGCCGGACGCCCCTGAGCCGTCAGGAGGTCCGCTCGCGGGCAGGGACGGCGGACTCCCAGTCGACCGGGTCGGCGTCCTGCTCGGCCCGCACCAGCAGGTGCGCGCCGGCCGGCGCCGTTCCGTCGTCGGGGGCCACCAGCAGCGCGTCCGCCGGGGCCTCGACCGCCGAGGTGACGTCCACGCCGAGCTTCGACAGCCGCTGCGCCAAGGACAACCCGCGGCCCCGGCTGAGCACCACGAGCGGACGGCCGGTGGCGAGGGCCAGTTGCAGGGCCACGTGCGCCGCCGCGTCACCCGGGCCGTTCAGCACCGCGACCGGCCCCGCGCCGTCCAGCGCCTCGTACGCGCCGGGCCGTACCGTGATCACCCGGCCGGTGGCGTCGCCGAGCAGGGACTCGCGTCCGGGTGCGTCCTCGGGGACCAGCACCAGGGCGGGGCTCGCGCTCTCCACCATGCCGGGGAGCTCGGCGGGGACGTCCGCGGAGAACCGGGTCACCACCCGGGCCTCGACACCCCGCTCACGCACCTTGGCGGCCATCACCTCCAGGCCGCCGAGCGCCTCGGTCATCTCGGTCAGCTCCGACCACAGCCCGATGCCGACCTCCAGGCGTCCCTGCGGGTACGGCCGCAGGTGGCCGAGCACGACCTCCGACGGCGCGCGCGCCGCCGCCAGCGCCGCCGCCAGCCCCGCGAGCGGCGCGGAGGCGGCCGGTTCTCCCGGCACCACGGTGAGCACCCGGTACGAGTCGGGGGTGCCGAGCGCGACACGCTCGGCGTCGGCGATGTCCCTGGCGATGCGCCGGTCGGGGTAGACCCACTTCAGCAGCGGCGCGGTCAGCGCCGTGGTGAGCAGCGCCATCAGCACCATCAGTGAGAACAGCTCGGGACTCAGCACACCCTTCTGCAGACCGACGGTCAAGATGACGATCTCGGTCAGCCCGCGGGTGTTCAGCAGCACCGCCAGCGCGGACGCCTGCCGTCCCGGCACGCGCTGCAGCCGCGCGCCGAGGTAGGACCCGGCGAGCTTGCCGCCGATCGCGACGGCGAGGATGGCGAGCAGCACCCACAGGCTGGACACGGTCAGCGTGCGCAGGTTGACGTTCATGCCGGACACCACGAAGAACATCGGCAGCAGCAGCAGGACCGCGAGCTGCTCCAGCCGTTCCAGGATCTGGTGGTTCAGGTGGTCGGCGCCTTCCCTCGGCATCACGGCGCCGAACAGGAACGCGCCGAAGATGAAGTGGACATGCATCCACTCGGTG
The window above is part of the Sphaerisporangium rubeum genome. Proteins encoded here:
- a CDS encoding FHA domain-containing protein; this translates as MTEQGVGVVRPLPGDGLIAHVGGLLLVCDAAGAVAEELVAAVEETAATGGDGRALARRAAQVLARSMTAEPIACALAGRVGDGVAVLVSGAAQAMAAGPGGELRLDGTDALTWTDRMVRGPVSRVELRLPGAGQPFPRARLDAGVVSGGGVVCDYDASGAPMSAGPAHATRAAGPAPHHQSGPPPHQAGPPQHQAGPPQQGPGPAPVHAPQGHPGMGSAPVPAPHPGAGHGPGPAPHGGPGTGPQGPGPAPYPSGPQGPAPYTSGPQPVGPPSGHMAPPDYEPRPAPDPRPAEPSGHQAPASGPMAPPEYDHGPVHTDPGGTPASGGAGGQGDRQGEQPPFESFLLIDQPGDDGEPESILEPTELGQAPEPPSRPMVYGVDCKNDHFNDPRVPYCAVCGIALVQRTLVPYKGERPPLGVLLLDDGMTLNLETDYLLGRDPERAPEVTSGEARPARVTSPDGSVSRRHLRVRLDGWDVNLIDLGSVNGTQVQPPGDPNFYDIPANEPVPVLPGTTVRIGVSRTMRYESHRNA
- a CDS encoding cation:proton antiporter, encoding MLRVDVLLLDLVIVLGAARLLGFLARKVGQPPVIGEIVAGILLGPTLLGPWLGGELFGPDIRPALSALADVGLVLFMFVVGLELDQKLVRGKGKAAASIALGSSGVPFVLGVVLALFLVGDHAEEGKSLPFVLFLGAAMAATAFPVLARILTDRKLHRTTLGGLALASAAVIDVLAWTVLAVVVAIAGAGESTSQWQVLLAVPYAAVMFLVVRPLLARLVPAFERAGRLTPGLLSVVLIGLFASAWVTEWMHVHFIFGAFLFGAVMPREGADHLNHQILERLEQLAVLLLLPMFFVVSGMNVNLRTLTVSSLWVLLAILAVAIGGKLAGSYLGARLQRVPGRQASALAVLLNTRGLTEIVILTVGLQKGVLSPELFSLMVLMALLTTALTAPLLKWVYPDRRIARDIADAERVALGTPDSYRVLTVVPGEPAASAPLAGLAAALAAARAPSEVVLGHLRPYPQGRLEVGIGLWSELTEMTEALGGLEVMAAKVRERGVEARVVTRFSADVPAELPGMVESASPALVLVPEDAPGRESLLGDATGRVITVRPGAYEALDGAGPVAVLNGPGDAAAHVALQLALATGRPLVVLSRGRGLSLAQRLSKLGVDVTSAVEAPADALLVAPDDGTAPAGAHLLVRAEQDADPVDWESAVPARERTS